The following coding sequences are from one Capsicum annuum cultivar UCD-10X-F1 chromosome 3, UCD10Xv1.1, whole genome shotgun sequence window:
- the LOC107865982 gene encoding LOB domain-containing protein 25: MASSSSYNSPCAACKFLRRKCLPGCIFSPYFPPEEPQKFINVHKIFGASNVTKLLNELLPHQREDAVNSLAYEAEARVRDPVYGCVGAITFLQRQVERLQKELDAANADLIRYACNEFTPPPPPPPLPIHHNVALRQRPAEFSRRSSMGHGGGGGGFHQTPNFPMPYSLPNWNDHQNPSGDHHYYGGGGGASI; this comes from the coding sequence ATGGCATCATCCAGCTCGTACAACTCCCCTTGTGCTGCCTGCAAGTTCTTAAGGAGAAAGTGTTTGCCTGGCTGCATTTTCTCACCTTACTTCCCACCTGAGGAGCCACAAAAATTCATCAACGTTCACAAAATCTTCGGCGCGAGCAACGTCACTAAGCTCCTCAACGAACTCCTTCCGCACCAAAGAGAAGATGCAGTCAACTCTTTAGCCTACGAAGCCGAAGCGAGAGTGAGAGATCCCGTCTATGGCTGCGTAGGCGCGATCACTTTCCTCCAACGCCAAGTCGAGCGCCTCCAGAAGGAGCTCGATGCTGCTAACGCGGACTTGATCCGCTATGCTTGCAATGAGTTCACTCCGCCTCCGCCTCCGCCGCCTTTACCTATTCATCATAACGTGGCTCTTCGGCAAAGGCCGGCTGAATTTAGTAGAAGATCATCAATGGgacatggtggtggtggtggaggtTTTCATCAAACACCTAATTTTCCTATGCCATATTCTCTCCCTAATTGGAATGATCATCAAAATCCTTCTGGGGATCATCATTACTatggaggaggaggaggagcaagtatttga